In Papaver somniferum cultivar HN1 unplaced genomic scaffold, ASM357369v1 unplaced-scaffold_80, whole genome shotgun sequence, the following proteins share a genomic window:
- the LOC113345036 gene encoding uncharacterized protein LOC113345036: protein MAEVAVRCELMGLQLKYIRFCLEMPSPNREFNLRITDMITITEMKLNSMMALSKLKNQQLSRQQLVKEVGVMEELNSEEGNSTNSTPISNLICDSNSQTPTPDDVGSQKFKSISRCIEEESLDFEMIPSFLFEEKEDSVDSEPQEEKSLTTRSNSIDVLHFPSEGVESKLIRDFISRNQGTIDGQYCLYLKEFFILDNKVNGMNYSYLHLDDVRSLFDRGKYVIVLSISYENLVNPWIPSLGYQSDFRCMPSIVSSCVTDAASIDERMLFVKLIDRIRPVLLLLGRTIEMEKVLEPQGIVPWTLLWSLYTGGVCFLIKMPVTDMSVQVIKCFNSAGNLVSFHGYFTCSSLQLLEIVLGFLEWNSSCNIHFLHL, encoded by the coding sequence ATGGCGGAGGTGGCTGTAAGGTGCGAATTAATGGGTTTGCAGTTGAAGTATATTAGGTTTTGCTTGGAGATGCCCTCACCAAATCGAGAATTTAACCTTAGGATAACCGATATGATTACCATTACAGAGATGAAGTTGAATTCAATGATGGCACTCTccaaattgaaaaatcaacaatTATCCAGACAACAGTTAGTTAAAGAAGTTGGGGTTATGGAGGAATTGAACAGTGAGGAAGGGAATTCTACAAATTCAACTCCAATTTCCAACCTAATTTGTGATTCTAATTCTCAAACTCCAACTCCAGATGATGTTGGATCTCAGAAGTTCAAATCAATTTCCAGGTGTATTGAAGAGGAATCTCTCGATTTCGAAATGATTCCGTCATTTTTATTTGAGGAAAAAGAAGACTCAGTGGATTCAGAACCACAAGAAGAGAAATCCCTCACTACTAGGAGTAACTCGATTGATGTTCTGCATTTTCCAAGCGAAGGTGTTGAGAGTAAACTGATAAGGGACTTCATCAGTCGAAACCAGGGTACAATTGATGGCCAATATTGCCTATacttgaaggagtttttcattcTAGACAACAAAGTAAACGGTATGAATTATTCTTATCTTCATCTGGATGATGTTCGATCGTTATTTGATAGAGGTAAATATGTTATTGTCTTATcaatttcttatgagaatttggTTAATCCATGGATTCCTAGCTTGGGGTACCAGTCAGATTTTCGGTGTATGCCTTCGATTGTTAGTTCTTGTGTTACTGATGCTGCAAGTATTGATGAGAGGATGTTGTTTGTTAAATTGATTGATAGAATTAGACCAGTGTTGCTCTTGCTGGGTAGAACAATTGAAATGGAGAAGGTACTTGAACCTCAGGGTATAGTGCCTTGGACTTTACTATGGAGTTTGTATACAGGTggtgtttgttttcttattaaaatGCCAGTGACTGATATGTCTGTTCAAGTGATAAAGTGCTTTAATTCAGCTGGAAATTTGGTGTCGTTTCACGGCTATTTCACATGTTCATCCTTGCAGTTATTGGAGATAGTTTTAGGCTTCTTAGAATGGAATTCTTCTTGCAATATCCATTTCCTGCATCTATGA